The following coding sequences lie in one Miscanthus floridulus cultivar M001 chromosome 9, ASM1932011v1, whole genome shotgun sequence genomic window:
- the LOC136483323 gene encoding uncharacterized protein isoform X1, whose product MNFHEFHPGFYEVAELLLSREAKVDLMCENGGAPIHIAAENGHAKMLKLLLQHKAGYNAGNPATALVIAAGKGLTDCIKCLLKAGADANISDEDGKLPVQIAACQGWKECVEILFPVTTPLAEYATWSIDGIIQHEKTTSSEPQLQVSDLDDKENVVSDDNTNKDKQPHQSKLCSKKGKALTTVEENGGGIETLMSGLNLGPEDPSDKAWRPLLRRSTRARQHNVRISGPEWAR is encoded by the exons ATGAATTTCCATGAATTTCATCCAGGTTTTTATGAAGTAGCAGAGCTGTTATTGTCCAGGGAAGCTAAGGTTGACCTTATGTGTGAAAATGGTGGGGCGCCAATACATATTGCTGCTGAAAATGGACATGCTAAAATGCTGAAGCTATTGTTGCAGCATAAAGCAGGC TACAACGCTGGCAATCCTGCTACTGCGTTGGTCATAGCTGCTGGGAAAGGCTTAACTGACTGCATCAAGTGTTTGTTGAAAGCTGGTGCCGATGCAAATATTTCTGATGAA GATGGTAAACTACCAGTTCAAATAGCTGCATGCCAAGGATGGAAGGAATGCGTTGAGATTCTTTTCCCTGTCACAACTCCTTTGGCTGAATATGCAACCTGGAGCATTGATGGAATAATTCAGCATGAGAAAACTACGAGTTCAGAACCACAA CTGCAGGTTTCGGATTTGGATGATAAAGAGAATGTTGTTTCTGATGATAACACCAACAAGGATAAGCAGCCACATCAATCAAAGTTATGCTCTAAGAAAGGAAAAGCTTTGACAACGGTGGAG GAGAACGGAGGAGGAATTGAAACACTCATGTCCGGTTTGAACTTGGGTCCTGAAGATCCGTCTGACAAAGCATGGAG